The nucleotide sequence GGTCTCGGTGCAGCGATTTTTGGTCTGCTGGCAGTACTGGGTTTGCAGGCATTTTTGCTGGCTGTACCTTCGGCTTATCTGGCCTTAAAAATTTGTGGTGGTTTATATTTGCTTTGGCTGGCGTTTAAAATTATTAAACATGCCAAAGATCCGATCGAAGCGGATGTCGCCATTGCCAAACAGATGTCTTTACGCCGTGCCTTTACCACAGGTTTAATTACACAGTTGTCCAATCCTAAAATTGCGATTGTGCTTGCCAGTATTTTTACCGCGTTATTGCCCAAAGAAATTCCAACGTATTTTTATTTTGTTTTACCTGTCTTATGTTTCTTTATTGATGCGGGCTGGTGTTCACTGGTCGCAGTTGCATTATCTGCGGAAAAGCCACGTCGTGTTTATTTGAAGTTTAAAGCTTTGTTTGACCGCGCCGCAGGCGCAGTTATGACGGTACTTGGTTTAAAACTGATCTTTGGTATGAAGTAATTATCTCGTATAGACGTGCTGCTTATAAATAAAAAAAGCCGCTAGCCCTAGAGGCTTTTTTTATATCCATTAAAAAGTATTTTCTTCCGAATTAGCAGAAATACGATGAATCGACAGGTCTGCACCGTTGAACTCTTCTTCCTCAGTCAGGCGAATACCCATCAAAACCTTAAGCAGGCCATACACCAAAAAACCACCCGCCAAAGCAATGACAATCGCCAGCACCGTACCTGTGAGTTGTGAAATTAAAGACACTCCTCCCATTCCTCCGAGCCATTGCTGACCGAAAATACCCACAGCTAATCCACCAAAAGCACCACAAACGCCATGTAAAGGCCAGACTCCCAATACGTCATCCACTTTGAGTTTATTTTGGGTATAGGTAAAGAATTTCACAAAAATAATACCGGCGCTGATCCCGATAAAAAAAGCACCCAAGGGATGAACGACATCTGATCCGGCACAAATCGCCACCAGACCTGCTAAAGGACCATTATGCAGGAAGCCCGGGTCATCTTTCCCCGCAACTTTGGCTGCTATTGTTCCACCGACCATGGCCATCAAAGAGTTAATAGCGATCAGCCCAGAAATGGCATCCAGCCGCTGCGCGCTCATGACATTGAAACCGAACCATCCAACAATCAGAATCCAGGAGCCTAAAGCCAAAAAAGGAATTGATGAAGGAGGATGCGCGGTGATCCGGCCATCTTTTTTGTAACGGCCATGACGCGCACCAAGCAGTATTACTGCAGCCAGTGCGATCCAGCTGCCCATTGCATGAACGACAACTGAGCCGGCAAAATCATGAAAACTTGCACCAAATGCATGGGTCAGCCAATCCTGAAAACCAAGGTTGCCATTCCAGATCATACCTTCAAAAAAAGGATAGGTCAGCGCAACCAGGAATAGGGTGGCTAAAGCCTGTGAACGCATTTTGGCACGTTCCGCAATTCCTCCAGAGATAATCGCTGGAATTGCTGCAGCAAAGGTCAACAGGAAAAAACAGCGCATTAGATTGTAGCCATGATCGGCAGACAAGGTTGCAGCATCATGGAAAAAGTGCTGACCGTAGGCAATATAGTAGCCCACTAAAAAATAAGCGATGGCGGAGATGGCAAAGTCAGTTAAAATTTTACTTAGGGCATTGACCTGGTTTTTATGTCGAACTGTTCCAAGCTCTAAAAAAGCAAATCCAGCATGCATGGCAAGCACTAGAACTGCACCGAGAAGAAGAAATAATAAGTCTATATTTTGCATGGTGCGTTCCAATTTAGTGCGCGGGATCACAAAAGAAAATCAGTATATAGAGGCAAATTGATTGTAGAAGAGGGCTAAGCAAGGGAAATTTTGATGAAGAATTTCTTGAAATTGATAAGACTCGATATAAAGCACGTTACTATTTTTTTGCACCAAACTAAGACATGGCGAGAGTTCATAAAATTCAGATTTATATTATATTTTTAGGTGTTTATATTTATCGTAAGAAAAACGGTGCTAAAAAAGCATGCTAAAGGTGCACGTAAAAAGTAAAAGATTTTTAAGAAAAAATTTAAAAATAAACGAAACTATTGCTTTTAAATTTCAAAGCGTCATTCAAGTTTTAAATTTACCAAGTCATAGGGAATCTGGCTGAAGGATATTTAAAATAAATGAAACCCTAAAAAATTAGGGTTTCATGCTTAGATAAAATTATTGAAGTATTCAATTAATCTTTAAAATGTACCGGAATCCATTGATAGCTTTTATTGTCTTTAGAATAAATATGTCCAATCCCCGGAAATGGCAAATGTGGTGCTGCTACCGTCTGACCATTTTTCGCATATTCAGCAAAATATTTTAAGCGGGTTTCGATCGCCTTTTTCGGATCGACATCAAAGTCAACGCCGGTCTGTGGGCGATCAAACTGCAGCGTATGTGAGTGCACAATATCTCCAATAAACACCATCTGCTGACCTTTAGATTTTAAGCTAAAACCAAAATGCCCCGGTGTATGTCCAGCCGAACTGATAACATCGAAAGCATGGATTTTATCGCCAGTTTTAAAGGTTTTGAGCTGATTCTTGGCCTGATAGGGTGCAATGGCTTTCTTGATTTTATCGACTGTGCCCAAAAAACCTGCCTGCTTGGCTTTTGGTAATTTTTCTACCGTTGTGGGATTCATCCAGAAATCCAGTTCAGCTTGAGACACATAAATGTTGGCATTGGGAAAATTGGCAACACTATTATTACTTATACCGCATACATGGTCTGGATGTAAATGCGTGAGCAGGATGGCATTGACCTGTTCAGGTTTATGCCCTGAAGCCTTTAAATTGGAATACACTGAACCTAGGTGTGGACCATTACAGCTTGAAGTCCCACTATCGACCAGAACCATTTCCTTGGCTGTATTGACCAGAAAGGCATTCACGGAGGTTTGGATGCCTTTAGCTTGATCGACGTAGTATTTTTTCAATATCTGGTCGGCTTGAGCTGCTGGAATATCTTTAAATAAGGCTTTGGACAGATAATTGGTGCCATCTAGCAGGGCAGTAATTTGGTAATCCCCGAAGTTATGTTGATAATAACCGGGAACCTGTTTTTGTTGTTGGGTGCTAGAAACGGATTGTGCATGTGTTTGAGAGATACCCGCCATTGAACCTAAAGCAAGCAATGACACGACGAGAGAAGAAGTGAAGTATTTCATAGCTATTCTTATGTAATTAAAGTCAATTCTATGTATTAGCACGGATGCCAGCGAAAAAGAATATGAATATATTTACCATTTTTTAAAATGGAAGTGCTGATTTGGCATCTGTACTAAAAAATCAGTCTGAATCTGTATATTGATTTTTTGAAAG is from Acinetobacter lwoffii and encodes:
- a CDS encoding LysE family translocator; translation: MESFWILGSIAFALMLGAMSPGPTSIYVAKNSIAISRKHGLFTALGTGLGAAIFGLLAVLGLQAFLLAVPSAYLALKICGGLYLLWLAFKIIKHAKDPIEADVAIAKQMSLRRAFTTGLITQLSNPKIAIVLASIFTALLPKEIPTYFYFVLPVLCFFIDAGWCSLVAVALSAEKPRRVYLKFKALFDRAAGAVMTVLGLKLIFGMK
- a CDS encoding MBL fold metallo-hydrolase, whose product is MKYFTSSLVVSLLALGSMAGISQTHAQSVSSTQQQKQVPGYYQHNFGDYQITALLDGTNYLSKALFKDIPAAQADQILKKYYVDQAKGIQTSVNAFLVNTAKEMVLVDSGTSSCNGPHLGSVYSNLKASGHKPEQVNAILLTHLHPDHVCGISNNSVANFPNANIYVSQAELDFWMNPTTVEKLPKAKQAGFLGTVDKIKKAIAPYQAKNQLKTFKTGDKIHAFDVISSAGHTPGHFGFSLKSKGQQMVFIGDIVHSHTLQFDRPQTGVDFDVDPKKAIETRLKYFAEYAKNGQTVAAPHLPFPGIGHIYSKDNKSYQWIPVHFKD
- a CDS encoding ammonium transporter, whose protein sequence is MQNIDLLFLLLGAVLVLAMHAGFAFLELGTVRHKNQVNALSKILTDFAISAIAYFLVGYYIAYGQHFFHDAATLSADHGYNLMRCFFLLTFAAAIPAIISGGIAERAKMRSQALATLFLVALTYPFFEGMIWNGNLGFQDWLTHAFGASFHDFAGSVVVHAMGSWIALAAVILLGARHGRYKKDGRITAHPPSSIPFLALGSWILIVGWFGFNVMSAQRLDAISGLIAINSLMAMVGGTIAAKVAGKDDPGFLHNGPLAGLVAICAGSDVVHPLGAFFIGISAGIIFVKFFTYTQNKLKVDDVLGVWPLHGVCGAFGGLAVGIFGQQWLGGMGGVSLISQLTGTVLAIVIALAGGFLVYGLLKVLMGIRLTEEEEFNGADLSIHRISANSEENTF